A genomic window from Peromyscus maniculatus bairdii isolate BWxNUB_F1_BW_parent chromosome 1, HU_Pman_BW_mat_3.1, whole genome shotgun sequence includes:
- the LOC102914167 gene encoding interferon-induced very large GTPase 1-like isoform X1 — MISSHFSLEQQPEDRAMATTKCTPDDPQPRRQQDLQEMLTEVGLSVDYWLPKLQKDLGVTCTQALQHLKEKDLQKLKSQTQHTWEEKALEKLLDASQPNSVAEFQKNLGEMIRNRQKQAEQALQEFRALQLEGKNRQEEAVKRKEAELRQAMEIPEECWPGPEVSLKDVTETMERQLKDMELKLTYRGNLHDRDLVRWASGGLALQGIYKTCHQKDLVARREELLRVPEEFFLFGSEQGKRMEAKEFISSKEETLFTKTVEKLGFGAMISAKGGCYGFSLEGGRDQSKHSDSKDICESYSEHSYFCSAKYCYMPLVSSHFQIDQLQLSTAALKELKIIEEQLEHTDGPDRFLLLRNRTENFFNRFGSHANLGPLHLGGIYCWKAISEGFNSDQLDCVKQQTAEALESYIRGSYIGCGVEVGAKMATSDSHLVKSCQNATNQQFQIKVQLSVAQIGGPPEANGFVQWTTGLLTSNKTWSVIDQELQLVPIWDIILSNHRSNFKDTFLVAKCLADNYSALTGLAAHIQDGEELLNTIEEAELFLNNVKFWEVSDPEEQLNNLVDFMQTLAHKTKGYDVWINTCLTNLDLQNFLIGTVNYCKNSSIKRSQFIKSQFLSLLEPHVYKLKNFPQAHSIMQWIYQEDSEEQQRKITEFSEFLKSLKEIQKSLIEVNVKSEFSETVEEAHRKATCEVTRALGSFLNHLREAEQPDMQLLLLSIAAGAGYQVESNVFQPLLGCTEISFLLDEIQTVQHRYQELKTICIDRAQAFLVLKALTTTVGVSTISPEEKTKRLALTRQHMEPLLSTKFAHVLTKFETDHDWENLENNLRLHIDGNYEDTIPTLQMDEIKKQLQSLYPEKKEICKQKDSENNQKETIKKGPFLDLLQRLGLEHNYLKKMSRADFHLIYKTSVYNTQPKSEQELPFYFLQKLLMLDCGFRYLVFKNPGNAENQDSVVPCNQENEAFDPYEELFDDRDEVTNSSPTESQPHIHPMDIQMAVFHCADDLARQYILSKLSTCQFALPLVVPNPNTSQIEFSLWSLRQIKRSWQEKNGSQQNKSYSHRNQQMCRVSTPIVSFIRVGNGLSASKSQIMNSLLSKHKHDMFFHRHCRGSHKHCLLMEGVVEICWFCPGSQGEDIFDKCVAFTNLHGDAKEHRQQLSFLQDVSSLIVILMSASDDNKENQNLVRHLCQSSKPLICLVDDKEKAITSHSGKKMRIGIRNRNEAELTEELSNTIKHLLELSGTPLSLEDCSQMARKQGFLIDEDKREMRAAKEKAQTILDLLKLSKLPEVKENLLPLQGQLWHHWCKKDKELYHLREKGNRSIEQHKSEIEIEKQKLRCQQLKKAFPLNPLMCSVLQILQEDLEIYTKLYFLHWLSVVLENLTSGHLENLLRTQQALWSKVQEEKQKEEKSSSLTLWQKQIESISTEILNCTLGTEHLLREVGQIYEALEETCSSRDSLFLHLPEIAADLMVAGVPIELMDGDASYVPLKWVASIFDKISEKLGDQRLFVLSILGLQSSGKSTLLNALFGLQFTVSAGRCTKGAYMQLLKVEETCTEELGFDFVLIVDTEGLRAPELNNKSHNWDNELATFVIGLGNLTLINIFGENPSEMQDILQIVVQAFLRMKQVKISPSCLFVHQNVGEGTAKDQTMEGRRQLEQRLDEMTALAAEQEECSNITRFSDVIKFDINYHVYYFAHLWDGNPPMAPPNPRYSHNVQELKNEILKTAQQKSRGRIMKISDVKIRVQDLWKALVSENFIFSFRNTQEVIAMSKLETMYNHWTWELRSHVLELQNQLNNQIQNGKIRTLTPDTLEGPVNKKYETIKHEFDKYFEEDTDRETLVQWRTNFENKLLMLKGALITDTRSKGNELINLKQSQERLDNQKSQYENELLEKSRKLALSVKGKELSDKELYEKFDQLWTNWIYSVSLTAPHVTEPNIDRDSENILLDYFNKEKNIVERLKKDSGEMFEINYAKHVQVKKWFKVFPKSLESCHKESIKKTTSHIELRFNETIKNILKQRRDYSPNDFHEILRIIEKELKSVPPEEDYTFTRDYNIDLSLCLFQRASKSFKEINRAFKRANDPVNYLERKKDDFFINFKISCQGATSITSFVDFLWLKLTPAIYATIWEQMGPKVAGDMRATCPSFNGNRANLEKHILISLAEEENFGKYWQYIHQPENFFRNYIRDHIRRYCFEKEGKKIKTFLKISLGDIKNAILTAIHESTAVATDKGSTASAWLDLFCDHLGSNLIFPRKDLISIEHQEIKDMEFLKEVMSTALDPAMKKVEEDCTSKDIDEMIPDIEKILFAQLCGCWKQCPFCKAICTNTIPQHEGDHSVPFHRPAAVNGWHWDKTDHFFIDFCTSSVASDRSFILSDNKVFPFKKYREAGGEYATWSITPDSSTQPYWKWFVCHFRSELEGRYQKNFKKLGTIPDSWTKITKQEVIDNLKNNYANRILALTHTIQGFFEEPS; from the coding sequence AGCCATGGCAACAACAAAGTGCACCCCTGATGATCCTCAGCCCAGAAGACAGCAAGATCTCCAGGAGATGCTGACAGAAGTGGGGTTGTCTGTTGACTACTGGCTACCTAAGCTGCAGAAAGACCTGGGTGTGACCTGTACCCAAGCCTTAcaacacttaaaagaaaaagatctcCAGAAGCTGAAGTCCCAGACACAACACACATGGGAGGAAAAGGCTCTGGAGAAACTGCTTGACGCTTCACAGCCAAATAGTGTTGCAGAGTTCCAGAAAAATCTAGGGGAGATGATAAGGaacaggcagaaacaggcagaacaGGCCCTGCAGGAGTTCAGGGCCTTGCagttagaaggaaagaacagacaggaagaggcAGTGAAGAGAAAAGAAGCAGAGCTGAGACAAGCAATGGAGATACCTGAAGAGTGCTGGCCAGGGCCTGAGGTGTCCCTGAAAGATGTCACTGAAACAATGGAGAGACAACTGAAGGACATGGAGCTGAAACTGACCTACAGGGGAAATCTCCATGACAGAGACTTGGTAAGATGGGCTTCTGGAGGACTGGCTCTGCAGGGAATTTATAAGACCTGCCACCAAAAGGACCTGGTAGCAAGAAGAGAAGAACTGCTCAGGGTCCCCGAGGAATTCTTCCTCTTTGGATCTGAGCAAGGAAAAAGGATGGAAGCAAAAGAATTCATATCTTCTAAAGAAGAAACCCTGTTCACCAAAACTGTGGAGAAGTTGGGATTTGGAGCAATGATATCAGCCAAGGGTGGATGCTATGGATTTAGCCTGGAAGGTGGTAGAGATCAAAGTAAACATTCAGACTCTAAGGACATCTGTGAATCATATTCAGAGCATTCTTATTTCTGCTCAGCCAAGTATTGCTATATGCCACTGGTCTCCTCTCACTTTCAAATTGATCAGCTTCAGCTCTCCACTGCTGCTCTCAAGGAACTGAAAATCATTGAAGAACAGCTGGAACACACTGATGGACCAGACAGATTCCTCTTACTGAGGAACAGGACTGAAAACTTCTTCAACAGATTTGGCTCTCATGCTAATCTAGGACCTCTGCACCTTGGGGGAATCTACTGCTGGAAGGCCATTTCAGAGGGTTTCAACAGTGACCAGCTGGATTGTGTGAAGCAGCAGACAGCAGAGGCCTTGGAGAGTTACATAAGAGGGAGCTACATTGGCTGTGGAGTTGAAGTTGGGGCAAAAATGGCAACATCAGACTCACATTTAGTAAAATCCTGCCAAAATGCAACTAATCAACAGTTCCAAATCAAAGTCCAATTATCTGTGGCCCAGATAGGTGGACCACCAGAAGCAAATGGATTTGTTCAGTGGACAACTGGCCTTCTCACCAGCAACAAAACCTGGTCTGTCATTGACCAAGAACTTCAGCTGGTACCCATTTGGGACATCATCCTATCTAACCACAGAAGCAATTTTAAGGACACCTTTCTGGTGGCTAAATGCCTGGCAGACAACTACTCTGCTCTGACAGGTCTTGCTGCCCACATCCAGGATGGAGAAGAGTTGCTGAACACCATAGAGGAAGCAGAACTTTTCCTGAATAATGTGAAATTCTGGGAGGTCTCTGACCCTGAAGAACAGCTTAACAACCTGGTGGATTTCATGCAAACACTGGCTCACAAGACAAAAGGTTATGATGTTTGGATTAATACATGCCTCACAAATTTGGATCTACAGAATTTTCTCATAGGAACTGTCAACTATTGCAAGAACTCTTCCATTAAAAGGTCTCAGTTTATTAAATCTCAGTTCCTCAGCCTTCTAGAACCTCATGTTTACAAACTGAAAAACTTTCCTCAGGCACATTCAATCATGCAGTGGATCTACCAGGAAGACTCAGAGGAACAGCAACGCAAAATCACTGAATTTTCTGAATTCCTTAAAAGTTTGAAAGAAATCCAAAAATCTCTCATAGAAGTAAATGTCAAGTCTGAGTTCTCAGAAACAGTGGAAGAAGCTCACAGAAAGGCCACCTGTGAGGTCACCAGAGCTCTTGGCTCCTTCTTGAACCacctcagagaagcagaacagccagacaTGCAGCTGCTGCTACTCTCCATTGCAGCTGGTGCAGGCTATCAGGTGGAAAGCAATGTTTTTCAGCCTCTCCTGGGGTGCACTGAGATAAGCTTCCTCCTGGATGAAATACAAACTGTCCAACACAGATATCAGGAGCTCAAAACTATCTGCATAGACAGGGCACAGGCATTCCTAGTGCTCAAAGCTCTGACAACCACAGTTGGAGTCTCAACcatttctccagaagaaaaaacaaagcgCTTGGCATTAACAAGGCAGCATATGGAGCCTTTATTGTCTACAAAATTTGCACATGTCCTCACAAAATTTGAAACTGATCATGATTGGGAAAATCTAGAGAATAATTTGAGATTACACATTGATGGGAATTATGAAGACACCATCCCAACTTTGCAGATGGATGAGATAAAAAAGCAACTGCAAAGTCTCTACCCTGAAAAGAAAGAGATTTGTAAACAAAAAGATAGTGAAAATAACCAAAAGGAAACCATAAAAAAGGGACCTTTCTTAGACTTACTCCAACGTCTGGGTCTAGAACATAACTACCTAAAAAAGATGAGCAGAGCTGACTTCCATCTGATCTACAAGACTTCAGTGTACAATACACAGCCAAAATCTGAGCAGGAACTTCCCTTCTATTTCCTACAAAAGCTACTGATGCTAGATTGTGGGTTTAGATATCTAGTCTTCAAAAATCCTGGAAATGCAGAAAACCAAGACTCTGTAGTTCCTTGCAACCAGGAAAATGAGGCTTTTGATCCATATGAAGAATTGTTTGATGACAGAGATGAAGTCACTAATTCTTCACCCACTGAGTCCCAGCCCCACATTCACCCAATGGACATCCAGATGGCCGTTTTTCACTGTGCAGATGATCTTGCCAGACAATATATTCTGTCCAAACTTTCCACTTGTCAATTTGCACTCCCCCTTGTGGTGCCAAATCCCAACACTTCTCAGATTGAATTTTCTCTCTGGTCTCTCAGACAAATTAAGAGAAGTTGGCAAGAGAAAAATGGCTCACAACAGAACAAGAGCTACAGTCACAGGAATCAGCAGATGTGCCGTGTCTCTACCCCCATTGTGTCCTTCATTAGAGTGGGTAATGGCCTCTCTGCTTCCAAATCTCAGATCATGAACTCTCTCCTCAGTAAACATAAACATGACATGTTTTTTCACAGACACTGCAGAGGAAGCCACAAACACTGTCTCCTGATGGAGGGAGTGGTAGAGATCTGCTGGTTCTGTCCTGGCAGCCAAGGTGAGGACATATTTGACAAGTGTGTGGCCTTCACCAATCTTCATGGAGATGCCAAGGAACATAGACAACAACTCAGCTTCCTGCAGGATGTCTCTTCTCTCATTGTGATCCTCATGTCAGCTTCTGatgacaataaagaaaaccagaATCTTGTGAGACACCTGTGTCAGTCATCAAAACCTCTGATCTGTTTGGTTGATGACAAAGAAAAGGCCATAACCAGTCATTCTGGTAAAAAAATGAGGATTGGTATCAGAAATAGAAATGAGGCAGAATTAACAGAGGAGCTCTCAAACACCATCAAACATTTGCTAGAACTCTCTGGCACTCCTCTTAGCTTAGAGGACTGTTCACAAATGGCTAGGAAACAAGGATTTCTGATTGATGAAGATAAAAGAGAAATGAGAGCAGCCAAAGAAAAGGCACAGACTATACTGGACCTCCTGAAGCTATCAAAGTTACCTGAGGTAAAAGAAAACTTGCTGCCCCTGCAGGGACAGCTGTGGCACCATTGGTGTAAGAAGGACAAGGAACTCTATCATCTGAGAGAAAAAGGGAATCGGAGCATTGAACAACACAAGAGTGAAATTGAGATAGAAAAGCAAAAACTACGATGCCAGCAGTTGAAAAAGGCCTTTCCTCTCAATCCTTTGATGTGCTCTGTTCTACAAATTCTCCAAGAAGATTTAGAAATTTACACCAAACTCTATTTCTTACACTGGTTAAGTGTGGTTTTAGAAAATCTAACCTCAGGACACTTGGAGAATTTGCTTAGGACACAACAAGCTTTGTGGTCAAAGGtacaggaagaaaagcaaaaggaagagaagagcagCTCCCTGACACTCTGGCAGAAGCAGATAGAATCCATCTCTACTGAGATTCTTAACTGCACTTTAGGAACTGAGCACCTTCTCCGAGAAGTTGGCCAGATCTATGAAGCTCTGGAAGAAACTTGCTCCTCTAGAGATAGCCTTTTTCTACACCTCCCTGAAATTGCTGCAGACCTTATGGTAGCTGGTGTTCCCATTGAGCTGATGGATGGGGATGCTTCCTATGTACCCCTAAAATGGGTGGCATCAATTTTTGACAAGATCTCAGAGAAACTTGGAGACCAAAGACTGTTCGTTCTCTCTATTCTTGGTCTGCAAAGCTCAGGGAAATCCACTTTGCTAAATGCCCTGTTTGGGCTGCAGTTCACAGTCAGTGCAGGCAGGTGTACCAAGGGGGCCTACATGCAGCTCCTGAAGGTGGAAGAGACATGCACAGAGGAACTTGGCTTTGATTTTGTGCTTATTGTAGACACAGAAGGACTTCGGGCTCCAGAACTCAACAACAAATCCCACAATTGGGACAATGAGTTGGCAACCTTTGTCATTGGCCTTGGAAACCTGACTCTGATCAATATTTTTGGGGAGAATCCATCAGAAATGCAGGATATCCTACAAATTGTTGTCCAGGCCTTTCTGAGAATGAAACAAGTGAAAATCTCCCCCAGTTGTCTCTTTGTCCACCAGAATGTGGGTGAAGGTACAGCAAAAGACCAAACtatggaaggaaggaggcaacTGGAGCAGAGACTGGATGAAATGACAGCATTAGCTGCTGAACAGGAAGAGTGCTCCAACATAACCCGCTTCAGTGATGTAATTAAATTTGATATCAATTATCATGTCTACTACTTTGCTCACCTCTGGGATGGCAATCCTCCAATGGCCCCTCCCAATCCTCGCTATAGCCATAATGTCCAGGAACTGAAGAATGAGATTCTTAAGACTGCCCAGCAGAAATCTAGGGGAAGGATCATGAAGATCTCAGATGTAAAAATCCGTGTTCAAGATTTATGGAAAGCCCTGGTCAGTGAGAACttcattttcagtttcaggaaCACCCAAGAGGTCATAGCCATGAGTAAACTGGAAACAATGTATAACCACTGGACCTGGGAGCTGAGGAGtcatgtgctggaattacagaatcAGCTGAACAATCAGATTCAGAATGGGAAAATCCGGACACTCACACCTGACACACTTGAGGGCCCAGTTAATAAGAAATATGAAACAATCAAGCACgaatttgacaaatattttgaAGAAGACACAGATAGGGAAACATTGGTTCAATGGAgaacaaattttgaaaataagCTACTAATGCTTAAAGGTGCACTTATTACAGACACCAGAAGTAAAGGCAATGAACTCATCAATCTCAAacaaagccaagaaagactaGATAACCAAAAGTCACAATATGAAAATGAATTGCTAGAGAAGAGCCGAAAGTTGGCTTTAAGTGTGAAGGGTAAAGAATTAAGTGATAAAGAGTTATATGAGAAATTTGATCAACTTTGGACAAATTGGATCTACAGTGTGTCTTTGACTGCACCTCATGTCACAGAGCCTAACATTGACAGAGATTCTGAAAACATCCTTCTGGATTATTTCAATAAGGAGAAAAACATTGTGGAAAGACTTAAAAAGGACTCTGGAGAGATGTTTGAAATCAATTATGCCAAACATGTCCAAGTGAAAAAATGGTTTAAGGTATTTCCAAAGAGCTTAGAAAGTTGTCATAAAGAATCAATTAAGAAGACTACTAGTCACATTGAATTAAGATTTaatgaaacaattaaaaacattttgaagcAAAGGCGTGATTACAGTCCAAATGATTTTCATGAAATCTTGAGGATAATAGAAAAAGAACTGAAATCTGTACCTCCTGAGGAAGACTACACATTTACCAGAGACTACAATATTGATTTATCCTTATGTTTATTCCAAAGAGCATCTAAGAGTTTCAAGGAAATAAACAGGGCATTCAAGAGAGCAAATGATCCTGTAAACtatctggagagaaagaaagatgatttCTTCATCAATTTTAAGATCTCCTGCCAAGGTGCCACCTCCATCACATCCTTTGTTGACTTCCTGTGGCTCAAGCTCACTCCAGCTATCTATGCCACTATATGGGAGCAAATGGGTCCTAAAGTAGCTGGGGACATGAGAGCCACCTGCCCTTCCTTCAATGGAAACAGGGCTAACCTGGAGAAACATATTCTCATTTCTCTGGCAGAAGAAGAAAACTTTGGTAAGTATTGGCAATACATTCATCAGCCAGAAAATTTCTTCAGGAATTACATTAGAGACCACATTAGAAGATACTGTTTTGAAAAAGAaggtaaaaaaataaagactttcttaaaaataagtttagGTGACATCAAGAATGCCATCCTCACTGCCATTCATGAGTCCACAGCAGTAGCTACAGATAAAGGCAGCACTGCTTCTGCCTGGTTGGATTTGTTCTGTGATCACCTGGGGAGCAACTTGATCTTTCCAAGAAAAGACCTGATAAGCATTGAGCACCAGGAGATAAAGGATATGGAGTTTCTCAAAGAAGTCATGAGCACAGCTTTGGATCCTGCAATGAAGAAGGTAGAAGAGGACTGCACAAGTAAGGACATAGATGAAATGATTCCTGATATTGAGAAAATTCTCTTTGCACaactctgtggctgctggaaacaGTGTCCTTTTTGTAAAGCAATTTGTACCAACACCATTCCCCAGCATGAAGGAGACCACAGTGTGCCATTCCACCGTCCTGCCGCTGTCAATGGATGGCATTGGGATAAAACAGACCACTTTTTCATTGACTTCTGTACTAGTTCAGTAGCAAGTGATCGTTCATTTATTTTAAGTGATAACAAGGTATTCCCATTCAAGAAATATCGAGAAGCAGGAGGTGAGTATGCCACATGGAGCATCACCCCAGACTCATCTACCCAGCCATATTGGAAATGGTTTGTCTGTCACTTCAGATCAGAGCTTGAAGGAAGATatcaaaaaaactttaaaaagttaggTACTATTCCAGATTCATGGACCAAAATCACAAAACAAGAAGTAATTGACAACTTGAAAAATAATTACGCAAATAGAATACTGGCACTGACACATACTATACAAGGCTTTTTTGAGGAACCTTCATGA